The segment GGCTGTGGCCGATATCCGGAGCCTGCGCAGTGATCTGGCTCTGTATATGAAGCGTGAGCTCAAAAAACCTTTGGTCATACGCAAAGCCACCTGGGCGTTGGTGGGACCCTTGGTCCAGCCAAGCCTTGCTCCGTCGCCAGCGGAGACTTCAGCCCGGGTGATGCGCGCCATGGAGGCCGTGACTCAGGTCTACATTCCGTTGCGCGAAGGGCAGATCGTGGTCCGTCAGGGCGAGGCCGTGACCACGCAACAGCAGTTGAAGCTTCAGGCCATGTTCAATGCCACACCGCAGGCCTATACGGTACAGCGTGCAGTGGGCATCTTCATGATCAGCATCCTGCTGGGACTTGGGCTGGCCCTGTGTCAGCGCGCCGGGTTGTGCCAGGCGCTGGGTGCCAAGGATTATGTGTTGCTGTCCATGGTGCTCCTGTTGTTTGGTGGGCTGGCAAAGTTTTTGTCCCTGACGGCGCATCCTTTGGGAGGCAGATTGGCCAGTGATATTGTGGCCTATAGCTTGCCTGTTCCGGCTGCTGCGGGTGTTCTCGCGTTGTTCCTTCCTTATGCTGTAAGCATTTTTTCCCTGATCATCGTGGCTTTTTTATGCACCCAGATGCCTGGCGGTGACCTGGCCCTGTTCTCGTTCTATTTCGTGGGCGGGCTGTTGCAGATCTTTGTGGTCAAGCGCGCCGAGACTCGTAGTGAACTCCTGGCCAGCGTGTTGCCTCTTCTTGCCGGACTTTCACTGGCTTGGATTGGTGTGAGCTTCATGGATTACAAGGGGCTTAACCACGCCCTGGCAGGTGGGGCATATGTCCTGGCTGGTGGTGTCGTCTCCCTGATTCTTGTCCTGTCTCTGGCGCCAATCGTGGAGCTCTTGCTGGGCTATACGTCTCGCTTCAGACTGATGGAGTTGATGAGTCTGGAACAGCCGCTGATGCAGGAACTGATGGTCACCGCACCGGGCACGTACCACCACTCCATCATCCTCTCCAATATGGTGGAGGCCGGTGCACGTGCCATTGGAGCCAATTCGTTGCTGGCCAAGGTCGCGGCCCTGTATCATGACGTAGGGAAGCTCTCCAAGCCCCTGTACTTTATTGAAAATCAGATGGGGGGTGAGAACAAGCACGATAAGCTTGCGCCTTCCATGAGTGCCCTGATTTTGACCAGTCACGTGAAGAAAGGCGTGGAGATGGCCCGCGAGCACAAGCTGGGGCAGGAGATCGAGGACCTCATTCAGCAGCATCACGGCACAATGCTTATCTCCTATTTCTACCACCGGGCCACGGAGCAAGCCGAGGCCAAGGGTGAGGAGCCGCCGCGCGAAGAAGAATTTCGTTATCCCGGCCCCCGGCCTCAAACCAAGGAAGCCGGACTGCTGCTTCTGGCGGATGCCATCGAGGCCTCCAGCCGGACATTGGTGGAGCCGACGCCCAGCCGCATCAAGGGACATATCGAGACCATCATCAAGAAGATCTTTACCGACGGGCAGTTGGATGAATCCGAGCTGACCCTCAAGGACATGCATGAGATCTCCGAGGTCTTCCATCGCATTCTGACGGGTATCTTCCATCAACGCATCGAATATCCCAGCGCAGACAAGGATAAAAGTGCGGATTCCGACGATAGGCCCGCCGGGAAGAATGGTGAAAACCAGGATGCCAGAACTACCGAAACTCCTGTCGATAAGAACGTGCAGCGTGCCGGTGTCCGTGAAGCGCATGTCTCTGGCCTTGCCAAGTCTGCGGATGGCGAGTCCAACGAAGAGAAGGATGTCTCCTCTGCTAAGGACAAGGGGGGGCGCAGTGGTCATAACCCCGAGCAGGACCCCACGGGGCAGACCTCGCATCGTGATGCCCGTGATGGCGCTAACGTTCTGAAATTCTCCAAGACCAGAGGCAACCGATGAGTGTCATCTCCATGGCGGTTCGACCAGGCTTGAATCCCTCCATGATTGTGGGGAAGAGTGAGGCCCATGCTCTGGCTGTTCGCGTTCTGGAAGCTTTGGGCATGGATGATGCCGAGTTGGAGTTGACCCTGACCGATGATCGGGAGATGGCCCGCCTGCATCAGGCCACTCTGGGCCGCACCGGGCCGACCAATGGTCTGGCCTTCAATGACGAAGACTCCGAGCGTCCGGAGTACCTGGGCGAGGTGGTCATCTCCGTGGACACTCTGGCCCGGGAATGTGATTTGTACGGCCAGCCTCCTTTGGAGCACATGGCCCGGCTCATGGCTCACTCCTTTCTGCATCTGGCGGGGATGGATCACAGCCCGGAGATGGACGAACTGACCGAGGCCGCAGTGGATGCCATCATCGGTTGATTCCGGCTGTTTTCGGGCCTCTGTCGCTAATTTGTGATTTGACTCATCCTGTCTCTTGTTGTTTTCTCTTCGTTCCGGGAACACAAGGAGATATGAATGCCTGTCTACTGGTTCGACGGCCTGGCCGTGAACGTGGAAAAAATAGATTCACAGCACAAGAAACTCATCGACATGATCAACGGCCTGGAAAAGGCCATTGAAATGAGGCGAGGCACATCTCAGTTGACCCTTCTGGTTGATGAGATGATCGGTTACGCCCGTACTCATTTCAATGCCGAAGAAGGCCTGATGAACCGCTATGGCTACCCGGAATTCGATAGCCATGTGGCTGAGCATGAAGCGTTTATCGACAAGACCATGTCTTTGGCTTTTGCCCCCGATGATGACGAAAATCGTCCCGTAGAGGTCTTGAAATTTTTGCGCGAGTGGCTGGTGAATCACATCAATGGCACAGACAAACCTCTGGGGCCATTTCTCAATGCCCAAGGCGTACGCTGAACTCGCGTCTTTACTCCCGTTTTCCACTCATCTATTATCTTTACAACCCTTGTGCTTCGGGGTTAACTATTCGTTTTTCCTCCGCTGGAAGGGGGCAAATTGAACGACAACAAGGGGATCATTCCCATGCCCAGACATTTTCTGAGTATTCTGGATCTGGATAAAGACACCGCTCATGCCTTGGTCAAACGCGCCAAGGAGATGAAAGAGTGTGATTTTCATAGTGATCTGCTGGCCGGCAAGACCGTTGCCCTGATTTTCGAGAAAGCTTCCACGCGAACCCGCGTGTCCTTCGAAGTCGGCATCAATCATCTGGGCGGCAACTCGCTGCTCATGACCCCTGCGGAATCTCAGCTGGGCCGAAGCGAGCCCCTGTCCGACACCTCGCGCGTGTTGTCGCGCTACTGCGCGGGAATGGTGGTGCGGACCTTTGGTCAGGAGATCGTGGACGAGCTGTCGCATTATGCCTCGGTCCCGGTGATCAATGCCCTGACGGACATGTATCATCCCTGTCAGGTGATGAGCGATATGCTGACCATGTACGAACGCACTCCCGATCTGGCGAATCTCAAGGTTGCCTGGGTTGGTGACGGCAACAATATGGCTCATTCGTTCATCAATGCAGCGATCCTGTTCGGGTACGAGTTGGTTCTGGCCTGTCCCGAAGGCTATGACCCCGATCCCAATCTGATGGCTCACGCCAAGGCCGAGGGTGCACGTGTGACTCTGGTTCGCACGCCTGAGGAGGCCTGTGAAGGGGCGCATTACGTCAATACCGATGTCTGGGCGTCCATGGGACAGGAAGAGGAGCAGAAGCAGCGCGAGGCTGCCTTTGCTGGCTTCATGATCGATGATGATATGCTGGCTGTTGCCGACTCTGAAGTGAAGGTCATGCACTGCCTGCCCGCCCATCGCGGTGAGGAAATTTCTGAAGAGGTCTTTGAGAGCGAACGTTCCATCGTCTTCGATCAGGCGGAAAATCGTCTGCACATGCAGAAGGCCATCATGGAATGGATTTTCAGCGAGTAATAAATTGTTGGAA is part of the Desulfovibrio ferrophilus genome and harbors:
- a CDS encoding HD family phosphohydrolase — protein: MSATKKPRTKKKGNRPNRSEPASVPRTVASGVGLFLFTLLLLSALAGVKFSSGPPLYLAGDIAEQDVTAQRDLLVEDVDATRLKRQQAAEAQPSVFDLDMEPFAELEQGVRAAFLAVNSATTETMEDVRWQVAEDLNAEISKSTVAIWQREDFQNLVLARVLPWMHDYLQAGVVESAVALDDLKSGFVMRDLVQESEILRTDLGAVADIRSLRSDLALYMKRELKKPLVIRKATWALVGPLVQPSLAPSPAETSARVMRAMEAVTQVYIPLREGQIVVRQGEAVTTQQQLKLQAMFNATPQAYTVQRAVGIFMISILLGLGLALCQRAGLCQALGAKDYVLLSMVLLLFGGLAKFLSLTAHPLGGRLASDIVAYSLPVPAAAGVLALFLPYAVSIFSLIIVAFLCTQMPGGDLALFSFYFVGGLLQIFVVKRAETRSELLASVLPLLAGLSLAWIGVSFMDYKGLNHALAGGAYVLAGGVVSLILVLSLAPIVELLLGYTSRFRLMELMSLEQPLMQELMVTAPGTYHHSIILSNMVEAGARAIGANSLLAKVAALYHDVGKLSKPLYFIENQMGGENKHDKLAPSMSALILTSHVKKGVEMAREHKLGQEIEDLIQQHHGTMLISYFYHRATEQAEAKGEEPPREEEFRYPGPRPQTKEAGLLLLADAIEASSRTLVEPTPSRIKGHIETIIKKIFTDGQLDESELTLKDMHEISEVFHRILTGIFHQRIEYPSADKDKSADSDDRPAGKNGENQDARTTETPVDKNVQRAGVREAHVSGLAKSADGESNEEKDVSSAKDKGGRSGHNPEQDPTGQTSHRDARDGANVLKFSKTRGNR
- the ybeY gene encoding rRNA maturation RNase YbeY, whose protein sequence is MSVISMAVRPGLNPSMIVGKSEAHALAVRVLEALGMDDAELELTLTDDREMARLHQATLGRTGPTNGLAFNDEDSERPEYLGEVVISVDTLARECDLYGQPPLEHMARLMAHSFLHLAGMDHSPEMDELTEAAVDAIIG
- a CDS encoding bacteriohemerythrin yields the protein MPVYWFDGLAVNVEKIDSQHKKLIDMINGLEKAIEMRRGTSQLTLLVDEMIGYARTHFNAEEGLMNRYGYPEFDSHVAEHEAFIDKTMSLAFAPDDDENRPVEVLKFLREWLVNHINGTDKPLGPFLNAQGVR
- the argF gene encoding ornithine carbamoyltransferase, which produces MPRHFLSILDLDKDTAHALVKRAKEMKECDFHSDLLAGKTVALIFEKASTRTRVSFEVGINHLGGNSLLMTPAESQLGRSEPLSDTSRVLSRYCAGMVVRTFGQEIVDELSHYASVPVINALTDMYHPCQVMSDMLTMYERTPDLANLKVAWVGDGNNMAHSFINAAILFGYELVLACPEGYDPDPNLMAHAKAEGARVTLVRTPEEACEGAHYVNTDVWASMGQEEEQKQREAAFAGFMIDDDMLAVADSEVKVMHCLPAHRGEEISEEVFESERSIVFDQAENRLHMQKAIMEWIFSE